From the Amycolatopsis thermoflava N1165 genome, one window contains:
- the sigK gene encoding ECF RNA polymerase sigma factor SigK, producing MDDPVRAMRPAAPGQAGPSPEDLMAQVARGSEAAFEQLYDVVAGPVFGVVRRVVRDVAQSEEVAQEVLVELWRTAARYDRGQGSVLNWSLTLAHRRAVDRVRSAQARTDREQRAGAMAPGREFDEVMEAVTARLEREQVRRCLNGLTELQRESIMLAYYGGHTYPEVADLLQSPLGTVKTRMRDGLIRLRDCLGVTR from the coding sequence ATGGACGATCCGGTCCGGGCGATGCGCCCGGCCGCGCCGGGGCAGGCGGGCCCCTCGCCCGAGGACCTGATGGCCCAGGTCGCACGGGGGAGCGAGGCGGCGTTCGAGCAGCTCTACGACGTCGTGGCCGGCCCGGTGTTCGGCGTGGTGCGGCGGGTGGTGCGCGACGTGGCCCAGTCCGAGGAGGTCGCGCAGGAGGTCCTGGTCGAACTGTGGCGCACCGCGGCGCGGTACGACCGCGGGCAGGGCAGCGTGCTGAACTGGTCGCTGACCTTGGCGCACCGCCGCGCGGTCGACCGGGTGCGGTCGGCGCAGGCGCGCACCGACCGCGAGCAGCGGGCCGGTGCGATGGCGCCGGGGCGGGAGTTCGACGAGGTGATGGAGGCGGTCACCGCCCGGCTGGAGCGGGAGCAGGTGCGCCGCTGCCTGAACGGGCTGACCGAGCTGCAACGCGAGTCGATCATGCTGGCCTACTACGGCGGCCACACCTACCCGGAGGTCGCGGACCTGCTGCAGAGTCCACTCGGGACGGTCAAGACGAGGATGCGGGACGGCCTGATCCGCCTGCGCGACTGCCTGGGGGTGACGCGGTGA
- a CDS encoding putative quinol monooxygenase, translated as MSFYVRARFDVHDHHGFEEVARALRDQAASEPGTLTYRWFSGEPGSYVVIEEYADVDAAFAHNDRGAALLERGGECADMVEAEIYGDITDELWDWVAANPVFTAYPEVFAQPD; from the coding sequence ATGAGCTTCTACGTGCGCGCCCGCTTCGACGTCCACGACCACCACGGGTTCGAGGAGGTCGCCCGCGCGCTGCGCGACCAGGCCGCGAGCGAGCCGGGCACGCTGACCTACCGCTGGTTCTCCGGGGAGCCGGGCAGCTACGTCGTCATCGAGGAGTACGCCGACGTGGACGCCGCCTTCGCGCACAACGACCGCGGAGCGGCCCTGCTCGAGCGCGGCGGCGAGTGCGCGGACATGGTGGAAGCGGAGATCTACGGCGACATCACCGACGAGCTGTGGGACTGGGTGGCGGCGAACCCGGTGTTCACCGCCTACCCCGAGGTCTTCGCTCAGCCGGACTGA